In the genome of Mytilus edulis chromosome 3, xbMytEdul2.2, whole genome shotgun sequence, one region contains:
- the LOC139515903 gene encoding slit homolog 2 protein-like isoform X1: MKEVMKNKEMCFRTAVGLIILAVSSYLVLSCPNSCLCITQYEGVIVHCNGTGLTDIPRNIPNDAYAIHMDKNPITIIENGTFQNVTSLYTLNLYWCNISTIETNAFINLPNLQNLYLGNNSITYLHQATFKELSALIKLDLRNNRITTLQNGIFQDNQALQDLSLSGNNLTFVRNDTFEHNINLQFLFLDLVCDCNVAFWSWLKTLETKRYLYGVIKCLDRNGIDLSSLQASDFDNCDGKL; this comes from the exons ATGAAAGAGGTTATGAAG AATAAAGAGATGTGCTTTAGAACAGCAGTTGGTCTAATCATCCTTGCAGTGTCTTCTTATTTGGTATTATCTTGTCCGAACAGCTGTTTATGTATCACACAATATGAAGGAGTTATTGTACATTGCAATGGCACAGGACTGACTGATATTCCAAGAAACATCCCAAATGACGCATACGCTAT ACATATGGATAAAAACCCCATTACCATAATTGAAAATGGAACATTTCAAAATGTGACATCATTGTATACACT AAATTTGTATTGGTGTAACATATCAACCATTGAGAcgaatgcatttataaatttgcCAAATCTTCAGAATTT aTATTTGGGCAACAATAGTATAACTTATCTACATCAAGCAACGTTTAAAGAACTATCAGCACTCATAAAACT TGATTTGCGCAACAATAGAATAACTACGCTGCAGAACGGAATATTCCAAGACAATCAAGCACTCCAAGACCT ATCTTTGAGTGGAAACAATTTGACTTTTGTCAGGAATGACACATTTGAACATAACATCAACTTGCAATTTCT GTTTCTTGACTTAGTATGTGATTGTAACGTTGCCTTTTGGTCCTGGCTAAAAACGTTGGAGACAAAGAGGTATTTGTATGGAGTCATAAAATGTTTGGATCGGAATGGTATTGATCTGTCAAGTCTTCAAGCAAGTGATTTTGATAATTGTGACGGTAAGCTTTAA
- the LOC139515903 gene encoding reticulon-4 receptor-like 1 isoform X2: MCFRTAVGLIILAVSSYLVLSCPNSCLCITQYEGVIVHCNGTGLTDIPRNIPNDAYAIHMDKNPITIIENGTFQNVTSLYTLNLYWCNISTIETNAFINLPNLQNLYLGNNSITYLHQATFKELSALIKLDLRNNRITTLQNGIFQDNQALQDLSLSGNNLTFVRNDTFEHNINLQFLFLDLVCDCNVAFWSWLKTLETKRYLYGVIKCLDRNGIDLSSLQASDFDNCDGKL; this comes from the exons ATGTGCTTTAGAACAGCAGTTGGTCTAATCATCCTTGCAGTGTCTTCTTATTTGGTATTATCTTGTCCGAACAGCTGTTTATGTATCACACAATATGAAGGAGTTATTGTACATTGCAATGGCACAGGACTGACTGATATTCCAAGAAACATCCCAAATGACGCATACGCTAT ACATATGGATAAAAACCCCATTACCATAATTGAAAATGGAACATTTCAAAATGTGACATCATTGTATACACT AAATTTGTATTGGTGTAACATATCAACCATTGAGAcgaatgcatttataaatttgcCAAATCTTCAGAATTT aTATTTGGGCAACAATAGTATAACTTATCTACATCAAGCAACGTTTAAAGAACTATCAGCACTCATAAAACT TGATTTGCGCAACAATAGAATAACTACGCTGCAGAACGGAATATTCCAAGACAATCAAGCACTCCAAGACCT ATCTTTGAGTGGAAACAATTTGACTTTTGTCAGGAATGACACATTTGAACATAACATCAACTTGCAATTTCT GTTTCTTGACTTAGTATGTGATTGTAACGTTGCCTTTTGGTCCTGGCTAAAAACGTTGGAGACAAAGAGGTATTTGTATGGAGTCATAAAATGTTTGGATCGGAATGGTATTGATCTGTCAAGTCTTCAAGCAAGTGATTTTGATAATTGTGACGGTAAGCTTTAA